GTAAAATTGAAAGCAGATGGGAGCATTGACAGGGATAAAGCACGGTTGGTTGCCAAGGGATACACCCAGCGGTATGGCATTGATTATGAAGAAACGTTTGCGCCTGTAGCAAAGATCAACACTGTTCGAATCTTGATTTCACTTGCGGCAACTAAAGATCGGCCTCTACGACAGTTTGATGTGAAGAATGCTTTCCTCAATGGAAACTTGGAAGAAGAGGTGTATATGGACATGCCCCCAGGAGTCAAATGTAGATCTTGCGATGTCGGAAAGGTTTGTAAGTTGAAGAAGTCTTTGTATGGTTTGAAGTAGTCTCCTAGAGCTTGGTTTGGAAGATTCTCCAAATCAATGAAGACATTTGGTTATAAACAAAGCAACTCAGATCACACTTTGTTGATCAAACGTAATCAGGGTAAGATCACCGCTCTGATTATGTATGTTGATGATATGATTGTTACAGGAGATGACCCAAAGGAGATGGAGGCTCTATAGAAGTACCTTTCAAAGGAGTTTGAGATGAAGGACCTTGGACAGTTGAAGTATTTTCTCGAAATTGAAGTTGCAAGGTCAAAGACAGGGATTTCTTTATCACAGCGAAAGTATGTACTTGACTTGTTAGCTGAGACCAGAATGCTTGACTGCAAGCCTGTTGAGACACCAATTGAGATGAATCACAACATTGCCATCTATCCGAATCAAATTACAACTGATAAAGGAATGTATCAACGTTTAGTAGAGAGACTTATTTATCTTTCTCATACTAGACCTGATATTGCTTATGCTGTGAGTGTGGTTAGTCAATTTATGCATTGTCCCAACGAAGAACATATGGATGCAGTGTATCGTATTCTGAAGTATCTTAAGATGACACCCGGAAAAGGCTTGTTGTTTGAAAAGAAGGGTGAATTAGAAGTTGTAGGGTACACACATGCAACATTTCAAAATAATTTTAATAGGGTTAGATTACTTTGTTGGAATGGGTTAGGTTAGTAGCTATAATTTGAAGCCGAATGATCAAATGTTTTGTTTTTTGGAAATTATGGCATAATCTTGTACTTATGGAATATGGAATTTGGATCTCATCGAGAGAACACTAATCCATTTAATAATAATGGACAAGGCAGAGTCTCGGTGATATACGCGAATTGAATTAGATGGCAATATATACTTGAATGATATAAATAAGTTTTTTTCCTCCGCAATGGGAATGATAAAAATCAGTGAGGCAATCTCTTCATGCCCTACGCCCCTACTTGTAAAAAAAAGGATTAAATTCAATTTGCCCCCTCGTACTTTAGGTCAATAATCAGTTTGGTCTTATATCTTTTTTTTAATAACGTTGGTCCTTGAAGTTTTATTTCACATCAGTTTAGTCCAATTTTTGAATTGCCCTCTTTACCATGACGTCATGCGCTGAGTTGTCCGCGACACAAAGGCCCAATTTCTGACTTAAAAGGGCAAAATAGTCATTTTATCTTTTTAAACAAATATCTCTCTGCCCCCTATATCCTTTCTCCTTCTCTCAGCTCTTCACCACCAACCCGAGGCCTCCACAACACTCTCTCGCATCGGCCTCGCCGTCATGGGCCAGAGCCTCGCCCTCAACATCCCCAAGAAAGGCTTCCCCATCTCCGTCTACAACCGCACCTCCTCCAAGGTCGACGAGACTGTCCACCACGCCGCCACCGAGGGCGACCTCCCTCTCTCCAGCCAGTACACCCCGAAAGACTTCGTCCTCTCTCTCCAGCCGCCCCCGATCCGTCATCATCCTCGTCAAGGCCGGTGCTCTTGTCGACCAGACCATCGCCGCCTTGTCTGCCTACATGGAGCCCGGCGACACCATCATCGACGGCGGCAACGAATGGTACGAGAACACCGAGTGCCGCATCCACGAGGCTTCTGCCAGGGGCTCCTCTGCCTCGGCATGGGCGTCTTCAGCGGCGAGGAAGGCGCTCGCCACGACCCTAGCCTCATGCCCGGGGGGGTCCCACTAGGCCTACTCCAATGTCCAAGACATTCTCCGGCCTTGACGGGAGCGCTGGCCTTGACGAGGATGATGACGGATCGGGGGCGCTGGAGAGAGAGGACGAAGTCTTTGGGGGGTGTACTGGCCGGAGAGAGGGAGGTCGCCCCTCGGTGGCGGCGCGGTGGACTGTCTCGTCAACCTTGGAGGAGTTGCGGTTGTAGACGGAGATGGGGAAGCCTTTCTCGGCGATGTTGAGGGCGAGGTTCTTGCCCATAACGGCGAGGCCGATGCGGGAGAGTGCGGTGGAGGCCTCGGGTTAGTGGTGAAGAGCTGAGAGAAGGAGAAAGGATATAGGGGGGGAGAGAGATATTTGTTTAAAAAGATAAAATGACTATTTTACCCTTTTAAGTCAGAAACTGGGCCCTTATGTCGCGGACAACTCAGCGCATGACGTCATAGTAAAGAGGGCAATTCAAAAATTGGACTAAACAGATGTGAAATAGAACTTTAAAGACCAACGTTATTAAAAAAAAGATATGGAACCAAACTGATTATTGACCTAAAATACGAGAGGGCAAACTGAATTTAATCCTAAAAAAAATCACTTCATGCTCTGAATTGTCAGAGTCGTCTATTCATGTAAAGATCGCAACTCCAATTACGTCGACAGACAAATGGAAGTAACTACGCGGACACGTCCCTGTTAAGATAACCTGGTCACCATAGCGATTCGAATCATTCGATGCTTCTCTTACATGTTGTATTGGCCATTAGCTAGCAGAAAAGTCTTAGGAGAACACTCAAATTGTGCTACGTGCTGGAAACTAACTGTGAAAACCTTGCAGCAAATGCAACCTCAGAAAAAGAACCACTGCACTGGTGAATTGCGTTGTGGTAGCAAGCCACGTACGTCTTGTGCATCTCTTACTACGAGTCATATGACTCATCACTACGAAACCAAACCCACGATGGGGTGCCAAAATGTGAACCGTTGAGCTAGCTCTACTGCCTCCCAGTAAGAAGTACTATATAAGTCGCTCTAAGGCATGCAACTTCCACACTCAGAAACCAACCTTCATTCTACGTCTTCAACAAACTTCAACAAAGCCTGCTCAAATATTACCTTGAATCTACAATGGCTACAACAACTGTTATGCAATCGATCCTTGGAAGCTCCGTCGCTTACGGAGCTGCGGGCAAGAACAGATCACAGATGAAACTACGGAGTACTGTTCCCGCTAGTTATGCAGTATCAAGCTATCTCCGCGTGCGCTCTATGGCTGAGGTAATAACGATGATCCTTCTTTTCTATGCATAATGTTTATCTTATAGTATAATCTCTGGCCTAACCATGTATCTACTTTAATTTCAGGATGGTCAAAAGAAGCAACCAACAACTGTAACAACAGCCTCAAAGAATCCACAGCCAGCTGAAGCTCCTTCACCTCCTCCCCCTTCTACCAAGTTTTCAGACGTCTTTGCATTTAGTGGACCAGCACCAGAGAGAATCAACGGCAGGCTGGCGATGGTGGGTTTCGTTGCCGCTCTGGCTGTCGAACTATCAAAGGGGCAAGATGTGTTTGCTCAGATATCCAGTGGCTCCGGAGTTCCATTGTTCATTGGCACTAGTGTTTTGCTATCAGTGGCATCGTTGGTCCCTCTATTGAAGGGAGTAACCGTGGAGTCCAAATCCAACGGGATCATGACCTCAGATGCAGAGCTCTGGAATGGAAGGTTGGCCATGTTGGGTCTTGTAGCTTTGGCCTTCACCGAGTACGTGACCGGCACTACCCTAGTGTAGAGAACTGTCTCATTGCTCCTTACATTTCACATGCCGGTTGCTAGCTTATAGCTTATATGCACTCCCCTCTAGCTTTGGTCTTCACCACGTATGTCTGGAATCCTAGTATAGATCTGTCTCATTCCTCGTTACAATACATAGGGGTGTTCCATAGCTTATAGCACACCCTGTAAATTCATATGTAATTACACATACTATGTTTTGAAATTTCAATATACTAATAATACTATGCAATGGATCTGTGCTTGCTTTTGGTTTAATCTACCTTCGGTTCTTTCGTTCAGTTGACCCAGTTCTCATTCTTTTCTTGTTAAACAACAGTACCAATTGAAAAAGGACTCCAGCTCATTCTACCTCCTACTAAATTAAGGAGTAGACTTTAGAGACGGAAGGAGATCTGAATCTAGAAATGCAATTACAGGGCTTCACATCCACCTCTTCCTTATAGGGAAAGGAGAAGTGGGAAGCATATCCAACCAGCCAAAAGCTGTCTTTTCTTGTTTCAGAAATGACTGAAAGATATGCAAAAATAAGTCCCACAAGCAATAACATGTGGTAACATATTTCTCCTGGTATGGAATAAACTGAATGCAAGTGGGTAATATCAAACTCAAATATAGTTTGCACAACAAAGTAAAGGCTTGATAATCACTTTATTATTTCCTGTAGATTGATAACATGAAAAACTCTAGCTAAATACATCAGAAAGAATTACTGGCCAAATACATAAGAGATATATCCTATAGGAAAATTTGCACTAGAAACAGTAAATATGTGTGTGTTTTGGTTTTAAACAAGAATGTAGGCATGGAGATCTTGAAGGTGAGTTCTGTGTTGAGTAATCATTGCAAGGTACCAGCTAGAACACGTACCTGCCCAACCTCGATGCAGGATCCCATTCATGAGTGTTGAGTAATCATTGGAATTCCACTTGCTCTGCACTTTATCTTCCACTCATGAGTGTTGGCGCTGTTCATTCTCCCATGAATTTTTAGCAGCTTCACCAGAATCACCATTGCCATCCTTCTGCTTTGCAAAGAAAGGATCCCATTCATGAGGTCCGACCTCCCGCTGTCCCTCCTCCAACAAAGCATACTTCCAACTAATCTCCTCAATGAAGTTATCATCTGTACGGCCTTCAACTATGTCCCTCCTTGCCTTAGTAACCTTGTTGATTATTGCTTGTACAGAAACATCAAATGCATCTTTGAAAATCTCCAACTTCGAGCGGGGATCAGCATATACTAGCCTTGGAATAAGGTTTATAACTTCCTCCCTCATGGCCTTCACCTTCTCGGGAGGAATTTGACTAAGCCTTTCCTCTATGCTTATATTCTCCTTACGAATATCATTCTCTGGGATGAACACTGAATATGTTGTGTAATCTCTTGGAAGATGCCAAGTATATTGTGCGTATGCTGACCCTGGATGGAAGAAGACAGGTATGCAACCAGCCAACATCGAATCAAAAGCAGATCTTCGCGTGTATGAATCACCCTGAGGTTGCAGGCAGAAAAGGGAGCTCTGAAACATCTGCATGATACTGCTTGGTGAATGACACTTGCTTTCACCGAAATCGCACTCCAACAGCTTACCAACCTTTGAGCTCTTGCATTGATCAATAATCTGCCCTCTAATCGACTTGGCATTGCCAGGACGTGGGGCACCAGCAAACGAGAAGAGCCATTTACGCTCTAACTTTCTCATGCGATCCTGCCAAATTAATACATCAGCATCTTTGGCCGGATGGAAGTATGTGGGATATGGAATACCAAAATCATTGGCATTCCATGGGCTTGATTCCACCACAAGCATTGACATATTTTTAGCAGCCGGCAAAAAGAGAAGCTTATTACCCCAATCCTCTTCATTTTCTGTAAGCCTCCGGAAATCCCATGTAATCCTGCCTGCAACAAGAAAATGATCTTTGCCACCCATAACGCTCCATTCTGGCCTCTTCATAAGCCAATCAACCAGATCCAAAGAAGCTGCATCTCTCCTCGATATATTGAACCCCCAAAGGTACCGTGCAATATCAAACCCGGCATAAAAAGGAACAAACACAGCTGCAGCAAGAGACGAGTCATTCGTCAAGCACTCATATTGCTTCATCCGGTTGGTGAAAATAACATCCACAGCAAACTGGTTCGTGGCATACCAGCTCGTATCCTCAAACACCCCCTCAACATTCTCAAGCGGAGGACCAAGCCCGGCATTGGTTGTGAACTTACACATATTCGTCCACAGGCTCAAACTCCTACACTCCTTGAGCATATCCTCATTGAACCTCGGTGGGAGGTCATGAACATAAATGTACCTCCCACCACACGGATCACTCTTATTCTCCACCGTCCTCAACGCCCTCATAAACGGATACTTCTCAGCCTCTTGACTCGGGGTGGTCTCCACAAGGGGACCAATTTTACGAGTAACAGGTACAATGGTGGGTTTTGGTTCACTGTCTACCTTCCCCACCTCAGCATCACTGGTCACAGGAACACGCTTCGGTTCATTGTCTACCTTCGGCTTCTCCACCTGAGGATCACTGGTGACAGGATCACTCGGCTTAGGTTTCGGTTTCTCCATCTGAGGAGGAGGATCAGTCACAAGGATAGGCTGCGAATCCGAAGACATAGGACCAACCTCTAGTTTACCAGATTGATCCACAGCACTACTACTACCAAGCACAATGAAATGAAAATACAACAGAAGCATCCAGAAGAAAATCGACAATGACGCCAAGAAACAAATCCTGGTGTTCTGATTCTTCCCCGTCCCCTTCTCCATTTGCTCCGACGGGAAATTCGTCGGCGACCGCCGCCTCATTTCACTCCAAATCCCAACTCAAAACCAAACCAAATCAACCACTCACAAAAAACACCATTCTTTTACAAACTCCGCAATCAAAACACAAACCCAAATCGATAGCACAATCACAAAAACATTGAGCTCAGCAAGACAGAATGATACTCACAGCTCTGTAGTGCATGAAGTTATACAGAACCTGAAGGGCCCGAAGAAACCGGAAATCGAGCGAATCTCGGAGCGGAGGCGAAGTGGGTGGGTTTGATCTGTGTGCAGGGGACGAAGGCAAGAGACTTCAGAGGAGGGGGAGTGGTGAGAAGAGCAGGGAATGGAGGAAGGGCAATGGCAAAATGGTAAATTTGGGGAGAGGAGACAGAGGACTTACAGTGAGGTTTGATTTTTGCTGAGGAAAGATCGAAACTTTAGGCTGAATTTGCTGCTGGGTTTTTGTGAGAGAGAAAAGTGATGGAAATTGCGAGCGAAGAGGGGGGATATTATAGTGGCGGTGCACGTTAGCTTTGTCGGTAGCTAGTAGGATTTCGCCGCGTGGAGAGAGATGACGTCACTTATGAAGAGAAGCAAAATTGTGGGGGGGGTTTTCTGCACCAACAGTGTCTGAACACTTGGGTGACTGACAATATGGTACCCGAACTTACAAAGTTATCAAAATGGTACCTAAACTTGATTTTTAGTATCTACGTAATACCTGTGTGGTTAATCACGGTCAACGGACTTGTTAAACGAGGCAAAAAGACTTATTTGTCCTCCATTTTCTCTGTCGTCGATCTACCTTATAGAGTTTCAGGTGCTGGACTCTTTCAAATTTAAAAGATTGAGACTTCAATTTCCGAGTGTAGGACGAGGATGACGCCTCGACGTTGTCGGAGCAATCTCAGGTAGGATGACGCCTCGACTCTAATGCCCATAACTAATCAGTGCCGGTATGATTTGAGAAGGGGAAAGATAATATTTCAAATGGAGAAAGAGAGCTAGAACTAGATGAGGTCGACTATGGAGTTCGACAATCAAAAGGATCACCTGTGATTAGTTTGCATTTGGTTCAGTTCAATTTGTGATTAATGGCTGAAATAGGAATCTTCCCAATTGAAGCCAATTCCATGATCAATCTTTTTTCTCCCAAATGGTTTCTTTTCAAATGGGTTACTTGTTGCTGATGTAGCATCAGCCTTGGAATCATAGCAGGCTTAAACGATTGCTGGGATTTCAAAGCTAGGTTTTGTTTTCTTGTTGTTTGTTTGCTGGGTTTAAGATGGATTTGGAAGATGGTTGTGCGGGAGGAGAGAGAGAGAGAGAGTTTTTTAGTGAATATTATTTTAATTTTCAATATATTCATTTTAGGGTTTGTCAGAGTCAAAAGTCTTTTTTACCCTCATTATTTTAACACACATATGTCACCTATGGTCAATGTTAACGTTGACGTGACGAAAAATCGGCTGTGGGTACTATGTAGATACTAAAAATTGAGGTTGGGTACCATTTTGATAACTTTGTAAGTTCGGGTACCATATTGTCAGTCACCCAAGTGTTCAGACACTGTTGGTGCAAAAAATCCTTTTTGTTTTAACTTTTTAAGGTGGAAAAGGAAAATTTATAACTTTTTTCTCGTAGGAGAAGAAAAGGTAGTGGTCTATTTTGACCATATGACCAAACATCCCTTAGGTGTTTTGAGTTTTATTTCATTTTTGGTAATATCTCTATATTAATATTTCTCAATGAGGTAATGAAAATGTGTGATTGATGAGTCATGGCACTCATGAGGGAATTAATAGGGAATTAGTAAGGAAAAGATAGAAGAAGACTGAGGGAAGCTATTAACCTCTTTCCAAAATAATTCTTATTGTCATTTGACCTATTTATGATCAATATCATTGTCATTTTGACCTGAATTGTGTTCAAATTGTAATGAATGAAAAGGGTAATACTAAGTTTAACACAAAAACAATAAAAGCAAAAAGAAAAGGTATATACTAAGAAATTAGAAGGATGTATGGAGGGATGCAGCGCATGTGAGGAGCAGGATCCTTAATTTCATGATTCTTAGCTTTGGCATGGCCTATTGGCCTAACTAATAAGCTGTACTAAGATTCGCTAATCAAATCAATCCTACTGTCCACTTTAGTTACCTCTACTCTATACCATAGACTATAGAAGGATTAATACGGCAAGGCAGTGAAAACACGTTTTACTGTCTTAAAACTCTCACAAGTTTAAGATTGGATTGATTCTAATCCTACACTTGCCTTGGTTGCTTTTATCAGTTTATGTTGTGCCACTATCTTCTTTTCTATGTAAAGCACCAGGATTATGACAACGATCATGATAGCCACCACTAATCTGCCTCTAGCGACATTACTTTTGGGAGGATTTCTAATTTGAAGTAGTACACAATTGTTTTTATGTGTGATCGAATCACAATCGGAATTCATGAGAATTTTTTAAAAATGTCACGTCACGAGTATGTTGGTCTCATTAAACCTTACCACAATTAAATAGAAATGAGTACCACACTCCATTACAACTACATTAAATAACTTACAATTTTCCTCTTTTTACTTGTATAAGCTCATTGAGTTAATCCGCGTCATCTTCCATTAATAGACATAAAGATAAAGTAACAAGGAAAGTGTAGTTTCGGTAGCCAAATGCTTTTAACTTTAAACCTACAAACTTTTACACCAACTGAGTGAAAACCAAACCTCGGTATTTCAAAATTACCAGCAAACACGTTGAACAACGAACAGAATTTTGAAAGAAGTTCAGCATTATTCTCTACTGAAAGATTGATCACATACTTTATTGCATGCTCATCACCAAAAATTTGTTAGGTTTAAACAATGTCTACTAGTTACCTCTTGGCGACTATAACTAATCACATAAATTGCTATCAGGCCACCATGTTCCCTAAAACCAAAAGCTTTCTTAAACTGCAACAAGGACTGGTCGAAGTCGACAGTGACTTGCATATTTTTCACATCAGAACGTTTCAGAAACACAAAGAAAATGACTAGTGGTGAAGTGACAATATATGCTTCAATGCTTCATATACAAATAGCATCCTCCATTGTCGTTTTTTACATATGAAGTTGCATTATTGAATCTAGGAGCTATTACATCCCAGCATGTAAGGAAGCTTAATATCAACCATGTGGCAGAGTTTGGAAGCATAGTTTTAATGTGCAGGCCAAACAGAGTGGGCAGTCACTAATGCACTTGCCTCTTCATATATCAATCGCCACATGCACCAGTCCTCTTTGTATCCTACAATTGCATTGTGATGGATACATGACCCTTTCTACATATTACAGGTACTCAATACATCACAAAATAATTTCATCCTTTAATTTCATCGTTTTGGACAATAAAACAAAATATTTTAAAGCATCTCTAATAGATTCATTGAACATTATTTAAACCAGGACTGTAAAAGTTTTTGTCGAATCCAAACTCGACAGATCCATTTCTCCCCCATTTTAATTCGGGGAACCAAGTGTATGATCAAGTGAAAAAATTTCTTTTGCCCATAGTTGGGGATGTAGTATCCTCATAACAAGACATTTCAGGATCTGCAAATTAAACTGGGACCTAACAGTTGCATTGCAAAGTTGATCATTCAAATTACAATCACCCTTTACCAACAAAGAAAAAATTACAATCATCCACGTTACAATTTACATACGCAAATATCAAATACTTGAATCAAGAGAAGCTTAAACATAGCAGCAAAGATTCCTGTCTCAGACAATATCAGGGACAAATTACTGAAAGCAACAAGAGGAACGGAACTAAAATTGCAAAGATTAACATGGGAAAAGCCCCTGGCTCAGAAGAAGATGTAGACTCTTTCTTCTTTCTCCTCTTCTTGCTTGTTCTTAAAGACTTACTCAACTTGATGTCTCTGAAGACCAAGTGAACTCCAGGATCTCTCATTTTGACACAGCTCCCATGCAATAGGGAATTGTTGGCACCCTGGACATTGTTGTTTATGTAAATGTTGATGCAGCAACAATGATGCGTGGGAGACTCAG
The window above is part of the Fragaria vesca subsp. vesca linkage group LG2, FraVesHawaii_1.0, whole genome shotgun sequence genome. Proteins encoded here:
- the LOC101303659 gene encoding early light-induced protein, chloroplastic-like, which gives rise to MATTTVMQSILGSSVAYGAAGKNRSQMKLRSTVPASYAVSSYLRVRSMAEDGQKKQPTTVTTASKNPQPAEAPSPPPPSTKFSDVFAFSGPAPERINGRLAMVGFVAALAVELSKGQDVFAQISSGSGVPLFIGTSVLLSVASLVPLLKGVTVESKSNGIMTSDAELWNGRLAMLGLVALAFTEYVTGTTLV
- the LOC101302217 gene encoding xyloglucan galactosyltransferase KATAMARI1-like → MRRRSPTNFPSEQMEKGTGKNQNTRICFLASLSIFFWMLLLYFHFIVLGSSSAVDQSGKLEVGPMSSDSQPILVTDPPPQMEKPKPKPSDPVTSDPQVEKPKVDNEPKRVPVTSDAEVGKVDSEPKPTIVPVTRKIGPLVETTPSQEAEKYPFMRALRTVENKSDPCGGRYIYVHDLPPRFNEDMLKECRSLSLWTNMCKFTTNAGLGPPLENVEGVFEDTSWYATNQFAVDVIFTNRMKQYECLTNDSSLAAAVFVPFYAGFDIARYLWGFNISRRDAASLDLVDWLMKRPEWSVMGGKDHFLVAGRITWDFRRLTENEEDWGNKLLFLPAAKNMSMLVVESSPWNANDFGIPYPTYFHPAKDADVLIWQDRMRKLERKWLFSFAGAPRPGNAKSIRGQIIDQCKSSKVGKLLECDFGESKCHSPSSIMQMFQSSLFCLQPQGDSYTRRSAFDSMLAGCIPVFFHPGSAYAQYTWHLPRDYTTYSVFIPENDIRKENISIEERLSQIPPEKVKAMREEVINLIPRLVYADPRSKLEIFKDAFDVSVQAIINKVTKARRDIVEGRTDDNFIEEISWKYALLEEGQREVGPHEWDPFFAKQKDGNGDSGEAAKNSWENEQRQHS